A region from the Osmerus eperlanus chromosome 11, fOsmEpe2.1, whole genome shotgun sequence genome encodes:
- the mecom gene encoding histone-lysine N-methyltransferase MECOM isoform X3, with amino-acid sequence MKAEDYLCDNMAPDIDEERQYQCEDCEQHFDSQSELQEHQKSPCGTPPSSFLQGDSDLDAPEDQDYPSLAHGLQECKECEQVFPDSQSLEAHALSHSEEREYKCDQCPKAFNWKSNLIRHQMSHDSGKHYECENCSKQVFTDPSNLQRHIRSQHVGARAHACPDCGKTFATSSGLKQHKHIHSSVKPFICEVCHKSYTQFSNLCRHKRMHADCRTQIKCKDCGQMFSTTSSLNKHRRFCEGKNHFTTGGLFAQGMALPGVPAMDKSSLGAMGHTSAGLADYFGANRHHSGLTFPAAPAFPFSFPGLFPSGLYHRPPLIPASSPLRRAPGPGSKSPLLPPSPGAHEAREMLKALHKESPVSDSQGAERHAQSSSNQRHGNKISDQSESSDLDDVSTPSGSDLESSSGSELDSDMESEKERVRENGKGSKRKAVDPQCPSLTVSSGPQDVPAPALFPPSLDEHTAVSGAVNDSIKAIASIAEKYFGSTGLAGLQDKKVGALSYPSMFPLPFFPAFSPPVYHFPDRELRPPILKGEPKSPVDEAKKGQSRTSESPFDLTTKRKEEKPLFTPSKPEAPPSTNQDQPLDLSMGARVRGSRKEVSEKSGLFGDDKSGVELPKADASLQHARPTPFFMDPIYRVEKRKMTDPFEALKDKYMRPNPGFLFHPQFRMPDQRTWMSAIENMAEKLETFGSLKPESGDLLRSVPSMFDFRAPTNALPETLLRKGKERYTCRYCGKIFPRSANLTRHLRTHTGEQPYRCKYCDRSFSISSNLQRHIRNIHNKEKPFKCHLCDRCFGQQTNLDRHLKKHENGNVSGTAMSSPRSELDSSSAILDDKEDSYFNEIRNFIGNTGQRQASPDHSEEGLNGQEKPLQATRGSRDPEDGEELVGPDDEEDEEHSDSAGKPGDETLPCNHDDDDVVQDDIDFEGADDVDLSCKPSPRSRYEEDDQSGYSALDHIRQLSDMHKMEESEFSDGDAASFSSSSLVETIKQPLYRKSKSQAYAMMLSLADKDALHPASHSPASMWHSLARAAAESSAIQSLSHV; translated from the exons ATGAAGGCAGAGGACTATCTATGTGACAACATGGCCCCTGACATAGACG AGGAGAGGCAGTACCAGTGTGAAGATTGCGAGCAGCACTTTGACTCTCAGTCGGAGCTGCAGGAGCACCAGAAGAGCCCGTGTGGcacgcctccctcctccttcctgcagGGGGACAGCGACCTGGAtgcccctgaggaccaggactaCCCCAGCCTGGCCCACGGCCTGCAGGAATGCAAGGAGTGCGAGCAGGTGTTCCCCGACTCCCAGAG CCTGGAAGCTCATGCTCTGTCACACTCAGAAGAGAGGGAGTACAAGTGTGACCAGTGTCCCAAGGCCTTTAACTGGAAATCCAACCTGATTCGTCATCAGATGTCACATGACAGCGGCAAACACTACGAATGTGAGAACTGCTCCAAG caggtgttcactgacccCAGCAACCTGCAGAGGCACATCCGCTCGCAGCATGTTGGGGCGCGGGCCCACGCCTGCCCCGACTGTGGCAAGACCTTCGCCACGTCCTCGGGCCTCAAGCAGCACAAGCACATCCACAGCAGCGTCAAGCCCTTCATAT GTGAGGTGTGCCACAAGTCCTACACCCAGTTCTCCAACCTGTGCCGCCACAAGCGCATGCACGCAGACTGCCGCACTCAGATCAAGTGCAAGGACTGCGGCCAGATGTTCAGCACCACCTCTTCCCTCAACAAGCACCGCCGCTTCTGCGAGGGCAAGAATCATTTCACAACAGGGGGGTTATTCGCTCAGGGCATGGCCCTACCTGGGGTTCCCGCCATGGACAAGTCCAGTCTTGGAGCCATGGGCCACACCAGCGCTGGGCTGGCTGACTACTTTGGGGCCAACAGGCATCACAGCGGCCTGACCTTTCCGGCTGCGCCTGCCTTTCCTTTCAGCTTCCCTGGTCTGTTTCCCTCTGGACTGTACCACAGACCCCCTCTGATCCCTGCCAGCTCCCCGCTCAGACGAGCCCCAGGTCCAGGCAGTAAGAGCCCGCTgctgccccccagccctggtGCTCACGAGGCCCGCGAGATGCTCAAGGCGCTGCACAAGGAGTCACCTGTCAGTGACTCGCAGGGGGCGGAGCGTCATGCTCAGAGCTCCTCCAATCAGAGGCACGGCAACAAGATCAGTGACCAATCAGAGAGCAGCGACCTAGATGACGTCAGCACTCCCAGTGGCAGCGACCTGGAGAGCTCGTCTGGGTCTGAGCTGGACAGTGACAtggagagtgagaaggagagggtcaGGGAGAATGGCAAGGGCTCCAAGAGAAAGGCTGTTGACCCCCAATGCCCCAGCCTCACAGTCAGCAGTGGGCCTCAGGATGTCCCTGCCCCCGCcctgttccccccctccctggatGAACACACAGCTGTGTCCGGGGCTGTGAATGACTCCATTAAGGCCATTGCCTCGATTGCTGAGAAGTACTTTGGCTCCACCGGGCTGGCGGGCCTGCAGGACAAGAAGGTGGGGGCTCTGTCGTACCCGTCCATGTTCCCCCTGCCCTTCTTCCCTGCATTCTCCCCTCCGGTCTACCACTTCCCTGACAGGGAACTCAGACCTCCCATCCTCAAGGGGGAGCCCAAGTCCCCTGTAGACGAAGCCAAGAAGGGCCAGAGCAGGACCTCTGAGTCGCCCTTCGACCTCACCACCAAGCGGAAGGAAGAGAAGCCCCTGTTCACCCCCTCCAAACCCGAGGCGCCGCCCTCCACCAATCAGGACCAGCCCCTGGACCTGAGCATGGGCGCCAGGGTCCGTGGGAGCAGGAAAGAGGTGTCGGAGAAGAGCGGCCTGTTTGGAGACGACAAGTCGGGGGTGGAGCTGCCCAAAGCGGACGCTTCTCTCCAGCACGCTAGGCCCACTCCCTTCTTCATGGACCCTATTTACAG GGTTGAGAAGAGGAAGATGACAGACCCGTTTGAGGCTCTGAAAGACAAGTACATGCGTCCCAACCCGGGATTCCTGTTTCATCCTCAG TTCCGTATGCCAGACCAGAGGACCTGG atgTCAGCCATTGAGAACATGGCTGAGAAGCTGGAGACGTTTGGTTCCCTGAAGCCAGAGTCAGGTGACCTCCTGCGCTCGGTCCCCTCCATGTTTGACTTCAGAGCTCCGACGAACGCCCTCCCGGAAACGTTGCTGCGCAAGGGCAAGGAGCGCTACACCTGCAG GTACTGTGGCAAAATATTCCCTCGCTCCGCCAACTTGACCCGCCATCtccggacacacacaggagagcagccatacag GTGTAAATACTGTGACCGCTCCTTCAGCATCTCCTCCAACCTGCAACGACACATCCGCAACATCCACAACAAGGAGAAGCCCTTCAAGTGTCACCTGTGTGACCGCTGTTTTGGCCAGCAGACCAACCTGGACCGCCACCTGAAGAAGCACGAGAACGGTAACGTCTCAG gcaccGCTATGTCCTCCCCTCGCTCTGAGCTGGACAGTAGCAGTGCTATACTAGACGACAAGGAAGACTCCTACTTCAATGAAATACGAAACTTTATCGGCAATACAGGCCAGAGACAGGCATCTCCTGACCATTCTGAGGAAGG GTTGAATGGGCAGGAGAAGCCCCTCCAGGCTACCCGGGGGTCCCGCGACccagaggatggggaggagctTGTTGGCCCCGACGATGAGGAAGACGAGGAGCACAGTGATTCTGCCGGGAAACCGGGAGATGAAACACTTCCCTGTAACCATGACGATGACGACGTTGTGCAAGACGACATCGACTTCGAGGGAGCGGATGATGTGGACCTGAGCTGCAAACCGTCTCCACGGAG CAGGTATGAGGAGGATGATCAGAGTGGATACTCAGCGCTCGATCACATCCGCCAGCTCTCTGACATGCataagatggaggagagcgaGTTCAGTGATGGTGACGCAGCCTCCTTCAGCTCCTCTAGTCTGGTGGAGACCATCAAACAGCCCCTGTACAGGAAGTCCAAGTCCCAG gccTATGCCATGATGCTCTCCCTGGCTGACAAGGATGCGCTCCACCCGGCCTCTCACTCCCCCGCCAGCATGTGGCACAGCCTAGCCCGTGCTGCCGCTGAGTCCAGCGCCATCCAGTCCCTCAGCCATGTATGA
- the mecom gene encoding histone-lysine N-methyltransferase MECOM isoform X4 translates to MKAEDYLCDNMAPDIDEERQYQCEDCEQHFDSQSELQEHQKSPCGTPPSSFLQGDSDLDAPEDQDYPSLAHGLQECKECEQVFPDSQSLEAHALSHSEEREYKCDQCPKAFNWKSNLIRHQMSHDSGKHYECENCSKVFTDPSNLQRHIRSQHVGARAHACPDCGKTFATSSGLKQHKHIHSSVKPFICEVCHKSYTQFSNLCRHKRMHADCRTQIKCKDCGQMFSTTSSLNKHRRFCEGKNHFTTGGLFAQGMALPGVPAMDKSSLGAMGHTSAGLADYFGANRHHSGLTFPAAPAFPFSFPGLFPSGLYHRPPLIPASSPLRRAPGPGSKSPLLPPSPGAHEAREMLKALHKESPVSDSQGAERHAQSSSNQRHGNKISDQSESSDLDDVSTPSGSDLESSSGSELDSDMESEKERVRENGKGSKRKAVDPQCPSLTVSSGPQDVPAPALFPPSLDEHTAVSGAVNDSIKAIASIAEKYFGSTGLAGLQDKKVGALSYPSMFPLPFFPAFSPPVYHFPDRELRPPILKGEPKSPVDEAKKGQSRTSESPFDLTTKRKEEKPLFTPSKPEAPPSTNQDQPLDLSMGARVRGSRKEVSEKSGLFGDDKSGVELPKADASLQHARPTPFFMDPIYSRVEKRKMTDPFEALKDKYMRPNPGFLFHPQFRMPDQRTWMSAIENMAEKLETFGSLKPESGDLLRSVPSMFDFRAPTNALPETLLRKGKERYTCRYCGKIFPRSANLTRHLRTHTGEQPYRCKYCDRSFSISSNLQRHIRNIHNKEKPFKCHLCDRCFGQQTNLDRHLKKHENGNVSGTAMSSPRSELDSSSAILDDKEDSYFNEIRNFIGNTGQRQASPDHSEEGLNGQEKPLQATRGSRDPEDGEELVGPDDEEDEEHSDSAGKPGDETLPCNHDDDDVVQDDIDFEGADDVDLSCKPSPRSRYEEDDQSGYSALDHIRQLSDMHKMEESEFSDGDAASFSSSSLVETIKQPLYRKSKSQAYAMMLSLADKDALHPASHSPASMWHSLARAAAESSAIQSLSHV, encoded by the exons ATGAAGGCAGAGGACTATCTATGTGACAACATGGCCCCTGACATAGACG AGGAGAGGCAGTACCAGTGTGAAGATTGCGAGCAGCACTTTGACTCTCAGTCGGAGCTGCAGGAGCACCAGAAGAGCCCGTGTGGcacgcctccctcctccttcctgcagGGGGACAGCGACCTGGAtgcccctgaggaccaggactaCCCCAGCCTGGCCCACGGCCTGCAGGAATGCAAGGAGTGCGAGCAGGTGTTCCCCGACTCCCAGAG CCTGGAAGCTCATGCTCTGTCACACTCAGAAGAGAGGGAGTACAAGTGTGACCAGTGTCCCAAGGCCTTTAACTGGAAATCCAACCTGATTCGTCATCAGATGTCACATGACAGCGGCAAACACTACGAATGTGAGAACTGCTCCAAG gtgttcactgacccCAGCAACCTGCAGAGGCACATCCGCTCGCAGCATGTTGGGGCGCGGGCCCACGCCTGCCCCGACTGTGGCAAGACCTTCGCCACGTCCTCGGGCCTCAAGCAGCACAAGCACATCCACAGCAGCGTCAAGCCCTTCATAT GTGAGGTGTGCCACAAGTCCTACACCCAGTTCTCCAACCTGTGCCGCCACAAGCGCATGCACGCAGACTGCCGCACTCAGATCAAGTGCAAGGACTGCGGCCAGATGTTCAGCACCACCTCTTCCCTCAACAAGCACCGCCGCTTCTGCGAGGGCAAGAATCATTTCACAACAGGGGGGTTATTCGCTCAGGGCATGGCCCTACCTGGGGTTCCCGCCATGGACAAGTCCAGTCTTGGAGCCATGGGCCACACCAGCGCTGGGCTGGCTGACTACTTTGGGGCCAACAGGCATCACAGCGGCCTGACCTTTCCGGCTGCGCCTGCCTTTCCTTTCAGCTTCCCTGGTCTGTTTCCCTCTGGACTGTACCACAGACCCCCTCTGATCCCTGCCAGCTCCCCGCTCAGACGAGCCCCAGGTCCAGGCAGTAAGAGCCCGCTgctgccccccagccctggtGCTCACGAGGCCCGCGAGATGCTCAAGGCGCTGCACAAGGAGTCACCTGTCAGTGACTCGCAGGGGGCGGAGCGTCATGCTCAGAGCTCCTCCAATCAGAGGCACGGCAACAAGATCAGTGACCAATCAGAGAGCAGCGACCTAGATGACGTCAGCACTCCCAGTGGCAGCGACCTGGAGAGCTCGTCTGGGTCTGAGCTGGACAGTGACAtggagagtgagaaggagagggtcaGGGAGAATGGCAAGGGCTCCAAGAGAAAGGCTGTTGACCCCCAATGCCCCAGCCTCACAGTCAGCAGTGGGCCTCAGGATGTCCCTGCCCCCGCcctgttccccccctccctggatGAACACACAGCTGTGTCCGGGGCTGTGAATGACTCCATTAAGGCCATTGCCTCGATTGCTGAGAAGTACTTTGGCTCCACCGGGCTGGCGGGCCTGCAGGACAAGAAGGTGGGGGCTCTGTCGTACCCGTCCATGTTCCCCCTGCCCTTCTTCCCTGCATTCTCCCCTCCGGTCTACCACTTCCCTGACAGGGAACTCAGACCTCCCATCCTCAAGGGGGAGCCCAAGTCCCCTGTAGACGAAGCCAAGAAGGGCCAGAGCAGGACCTCTGAGTCGCCCTTCGACCTCACCACCAAGCGGAAGGAAGAGAAGCCCCTGTTCACCCCCTCCAAACCCGAGGCGCCGCCCTCCACCAATCAGGACCAGCCCCTGGACCTGAGCATGGGCGCCAGGGTCCGTGGGAGCAGGAAAGAGGTGTCGGAGAAGAGCGGCCTGTTTGGAGACGACAAGTCGGGGGTGGAGCTGCCCAAAGCGGACGCTTCTCTCCAGCACGCTAGGCCCACTCCCTTCTTCATGGACCCTATTTACAG CAGGGTTGAGAAGAGGAAGATGACAGACCCGTTTGAGGCTCTGAAAGACAAGTACATGCGTCCCAACCCGGGATTCCTGTTTCATCCTCAG TTCCGTATGCCAGACCAGAGGACCTGG atgTCAGCCATTGAGAACATGGCTGAGAAGCTGGAGACGTTTGGTTCCCTGAAGCCAGAGTCAGGTGACCTCCTGCGCTCGGTCCCCTCCATGTTTGACTTCAGAGCTCCGACGAACGCCCTCCCGGAAACGTTGCTGCGCAAGGGCAAGGAGCGCTACACCTGCAG GTACTGTGGCAAAATATTCCCTCGCTCCGCCAACTTGACCCGCCATCtccggacacacacaggagagcagccatacag GTGTAAATACTGTGACCGCTCCTTCAGCATCTCCTCCAACCTGCAACGACACATCCGCAACATCCACAACAAGGAGAAGCCCTTCAAGTGTCACCTGTGTGACCGCTGTTTTGGCCAGCAGACCAACCTGGACCGCCACCTGAAGAAGCACGAGAACGGTAACGTCTCAG gcaccGCTATGTCCTCCCCTCGCTCTGAGCTGGACAGTAGCAGTGCTATACTAGACGACAAGGAAGACTCCTACTTCAATGAAATACGAAACTTTATCGGCAATACAGGCCAGAGACAGGCATCTCCTGACCATTCTGAGGAAGG GTTGAATGGGCAGGAGAAGCCCCTCCAGGCTACCCGGGGGTCCCGCGACccagaggatggggaggagctTGTTGGCCCCGACGATGAGGAAGACGAGGAGCACAGTGATTCTGCCGGGAAACCGGGAGATGAAACACTTCCCTGTAACCATGACGATGACGACGTTGTGCAAGACGACATCGACTTCGAGGGAGCGGATGATGTGGACCTGAGCTGCAAACCGTCTCCACGGAG CAGGTATGAGGAGGATGATCAGAGTGGATACTCAGCGCTCGATCACATCCGCCAGCTCTCTGACATGCataagatggaggagagcgaGTTCAGTGATGGTGACGCAGCCTCCTTCAGCTCCTCTAGTCTGGTGGAGACCATCAAACAGCCCCTGTACAGGAAGTCCAAGTCCCAG gccTATGCCATGATGCTCTCCCTGGCTGACAAGGATGCGCTCCACCCGGCCTCTCACTCCCCCGCCAGCATGTGGCACAGCCTAGCCCGTGCTGCCGCTGAGTCCAGCGCCATCCAGTCCCTCAGCCATGTATGA
- the mecom gene encoding histone-lysine N-methyltransferase MECOM isoform X2: protein MKAEDYLCDNMAPDIDEERQYQCEDCEQHFDSQSELQEHQKSPCGTPPSSFLQGDSDLDAPEDQDYPSLAHGLQECKECEQVFPDSQSLEAHALSHSEEREYKCDQCPKAFNWKSNLIRHQMSHDSGKHYECENCSKVFTDPSNLQRHIRSQHVGARAHACPDCGKTFATSSGLKQHKHIHSSVKPFICKSLRPFICEVCHKSYTQFSNLCRHKRMHADCRTQIKCKDCGQMFSTTSSLNKHRRFCEGKNHFTTGGLFAQGMALPGVPAMDKSSLGAMGHTSAGLADYFGANRHHSGLTFPAAPAFPFSFPGLFPSGLYHRPPLIPASSPLRRAPGPGSKSPLLPPSPGAHEAREMLKALHKESPVSDSQGAERHAQSSSNQRHGNKISDQSESSDLDDVSTPSGSDLESSSGSELDSDMESEKERVRENGKGSKRKAVDPQCPSLTVSSGPQDVPAPALFPPSLDEHTAVSGAVNDSIKAIASIAEKYFGSTGLAGLQDKKVGALSYPSMFPLPFFPAFSPPVYHFPDRELRPPILKGEPKSPVDEAKKGQSRTSESPFDLTTKRKEEKPLFTPSKPEAPPSTNQDQPLDLSMGARVRGSRKEVSEKSGLFGDDKSGVELPKADASLQHARPTPFFMDPIYSRVEKRKMTDPFEALKDKYMRPNPGFLFHPQFRMPDQRTWMSAIENMAEKLETFGSLKPESGDLLRSVPSMFDFRAPTNALPETLLRKGKERYTCRYCGKIFPRSANLTRHLRTHTGEQPYRCKYCDRSFSISSNLQRHIRNIHNKEKPFKCHLCDRCFGQQTNLDRHLKKHENGNVSGTAMSSPRSELDSSSAILDDKEDSYFNEIRNFIGNTGQRQASPDHSEEGLNGQEKPLQATRGSRDPEDGEELVGPDDEEDEEHSDSAGKPGDETLPCNHDDDDVVQDDIDFEGADDVDLSCKPSPRSRYEEDDQSGYSALDHIRQLSDMHKMEESEFSDGDAASFSSSSLVETIKQPLYRKSKSQAYAMMLSLADKDALHPASHSPASMWHSLARAAAESSAIQSLSHV, encoded by the exons ATGAAGGCAGAGGACTATCTATGTGACAACATGGCCCCTGACATAGACG AGGAGAGGCAGTACCAGTGTGAAGATTGCGAGCAGCACTTTGACTCTCAGTCGGAGCTGCAGGAGCACCAGAAGAGCCCGTGTGGcacgcctccctcctccttcctgcagGGGGACAGCGACCTGGAtgcccctgaggaccaggactaCCCCAGCCTGGCCCACGGCCTGCAGGAATGCAAGGAGTGCGAGCAGGTGTTCCCCGACTCCCAGAG CCTGGAAGCTCATGCTCTGTCACACTCAGAAGAGAGGGAGTACAAGTGTGACCAGTGTCCCAAGGCCTTTAACTGGAAATCCAACCTGATTCGTCATCAGATGTCACATGACAGCGGCAAACACTACGAATGTGAGAACTGCTCCAAG gtgttcactgacccCAGCAACCTGCAGAGGCACATCCGCTCGCAGCATGTTGGGGCGCGGGCCCACGCCTGCCCCGACTGTGGCAAGACCTTCGCCACGTCCTCGGGCCTCAAGCAGCACAAGCACATCCACAGCAGCGTCAAGCCCTTCATATGTAAGTCACTAAGACCCTTCATAT GTGAGGTGTGCCACAAGTCCTACACCCAGTTCTCCAACCTGTGCCGCCACAAGCGCATGCACGCAGACTGCCGCACTCAGATCAAGTGCAAGGACTGCGGCCAGATGTTCAGCACCACCTCTTCCCTCAACAAGCACCGCCGCTTCTGCGAGGGCAAGAATCATTTCACAACAGGGGGGTTATTCGCTCAGGGCATGGCCCTACCTGGGGTTCCCGCCATGGACAAGTCCAGTCTTGGAGCCATGGGCCACACCAGCGCTGGGCTGGCTGACTACTTTGGGGCCAACAGGCATCACAGCGGCCTGACCTTTCCGGCTGCGCCTGCCTTTCCTTTCAGCTTCCCTGGTCTGTTTCCCTCTGGACTGTACCACAGACCCCCTCTGATCCCTGCCAGCTCCCCGCTCAGACGAGCCCCAGGTCCAGGCAGTAAGAGCCCGCTgctgccccccagccctggtGCTCACGAGGCCCGCGAGATGCTCAAGGCGCTGCACAAGGAGTCACCTGTCAGTGACTCGCAGGGGGCGGAGCGTCATGCTCAGAGCTCCTCCAATCAGAGGCACGGCAACAAGATCAGTGACCAATCAGAGAGCAGCGACCTAGATGACGTCAGCACTCCCAGTGGCAGCGACCTGGAGAGCTCGTCTGGGTCTGAGCTGGACAGTGACAtggagagtgagaaggagagggtcaGGGAGAATGGCAAGGGCTCCAAGAGAAAGGCTGTTGACCCCCAATGCCCCAGCCTCACAGTCAGCAGTGGGCCTCAGGATGTCCCTGCCCCCGCcctgttccccccctccctggatGAACACACAGCTGTGTCCGGGGCTGTGAATGACTCCATTAAGGCCATTGCCTCGATTGCTGAGAAGTACTTTGGCTCCACCGGGCTGGCGGGCCTGCAGGACAAGAAGGTGGGGGCTCTGTCGTACCCGTCCATGTTCCCCCTGCCCTTCTTCCCTGCATTCTCCCCTCCGGTCTACCACTTCCCTGACAGGGAACTCAGACCTCCCATCCTCAAGGGGGAGCCCAAGTCCCCTGTAGACGAAGCCAAGAAGGGCCAGAGCAGGACCTCTGAGTCGCCCTTCGACCTCACCACCAAGCGGAAGGAAGAGAAGCCCCTGTTCACCCCCTCCAAACCCGAGGCGCCGCCCTCCACCAATCAGGACCAGCCCCTGGACCTGAGCATGGGCGCCAGGGTCCGTGGGAGCAGGAAAGAGGTGTCGGAGAAGAGCGGCCTGTTTGGAGACGACAAGTCGGGGGTGGAGCTGCCCAAAGCGGACGCTTCTCTCCAGCACGCTAGGCCCACTCCCTTCTTCATGGACCCTATTTACAG CAGGGTTGAGAAGAGGAAGATGACAGACCCGTTTGAGGCTCTGAAAGACAAGTACATGCGTCCCAACCCGGGATTCCTGTTTCATCCTCAG TTCCGTATGCCAGACCAGAGGACCTGG atgTCAGCCATTGAGAACATGGCTGAGAAGCTGGAGACGTTTGGTTCCCTGAAGCCAGAGTCAGGTGACCTCCTGCGCTCGGTCCCCTCCATGTTTGACTTCAGAGCTCCGACGAACGCCCTCCCGGAAACGTTGCTGCGCAAGGGCAAGGAGCGCTACACCTGCAG GTACTGTGGCAAAATATTCCCTCGCTCCGCCAACTTGACCCGCCATCtccggacacacacaggagagcagccatacag GTGTAAATACTGTGACCGCTCCTTCAGCATCTCCTCCAACCTGCAACGACACATCCGCAACATCCACAACAAGGAGAAGCCCTTCAAGTGTCACCTGTGTGACCGCTGTTTTGGCCAGCAGACCAACCTGGACCGCCACCTGAAGAAGCACGAGAACGGTAACGTCTCAG gcaccGCTATGTCCTCCCCTCGCTCTGAGCTGGACAGTAGCAGTGCTATACTAGACGACAAGGAAGACTCCTACTTCAATGAAATACGAAACTTTATCGGCAATACAGGCCAGAGACAGGCATCTCCTGACCATTCTGAGGAAGG GTTGAATGGGCAGGAGAAGCCCCTCCAGGCTACCCGGGGGTCCCGCGACccagaggatggggaggagctTGTTGGCCCCGACGATGAGGAAGACGAGGAGCACAGTGATTCTGCCGGGAAACCGGGAGATGAAACACTTCCCTGTAACCATGACGATGACGACGTTGTGCAAGACGACATCGACTTCGAGGGAGCGGATGATGTGGACCTGAGCTGCAAACCGTCTCCACGGAG CAGGTATGAGGAGGATGATCAGAGTGGATACTCAGCGCTCGATCACATCCGCCAGCTCTCTGACATGCataagatggaggagagcgaGTTCAGTGATGGTGACGCAGCCTCCTTCAGCTCCTCTAGTCTGGTGGAGACCATCAAACAGCCCCTGTACAGGAAGTCCAAGTCCCAG gccTATGCCATGATGCTCTCCCTGGCTGACAAGGATGCGCTCCACCCGGCCTCTCACTCCCCCGCCAGCATGTGGCACAGCCTAGCCCGTGCTGCCGCTGAGTCCAGCGCCATCCAGTCCCTCAGCCATGTATGA